In Macrotis lagotis isolate mMagLag1 chromosome 8, bilby.v1.9.chrom.fasta, whole genome shotgun sequence, a single genomic region encodes these proteins:
- the LOC141496437 gene encoding olfactory receptor 13C9-like → MEEVNWTSRREFVLLGFSEYPKTDILIFLLCLLMYIVILLGNSIIIILTILDYHLHTPMYFFLSNLSFLDICLTSSFVPKMLENFSSERKTISFSGCIIQVYLSLAMGTTECVLLVTMAYDRYMAICNPLRYPIIMNKRHCVQLVVMSWVVGFLNSTMETALIIGLPFCGKNIINHFFCEILAILKLACADISLNEIVMLIDSITFAFSPLLIIIISYIFILSAILRINSAEGRKKAFSTCSAHLTVVTVFYGTVLFMYTKPKSKNSITDEYVTLFYSVVIPMLNPIIYSLRNKEVNAAMKNVLKRLPFLSFK, encoded by the coding sequence atggaagaagtCAACTGGACATCCAGGAGGGAGTTTGTTCTACTGGGATTTTCGGAATACCCAAAGACTGacattctcatctttcttttatgtcttttgatGTACATAGTAATCCTACTAGGGAATAGTATTATAATTATTCTGACAATCCTTGATTATCACCTTCACACCCCaatgtattttttcctcagtAATCTCTCCTTCTTAGATATTTGTTTGACATCATCATTTGTTCCCAAAATGCTGGAAAACTTCTCATCAGAGAGAAAAACAATCTCTTTCTCTGGGTGCATTATTCAAGTGTATCTCTCCCTTGCTATGGGGACCACAGAGTGTGTGCTCCTTGTCACAATGGCCTATGATCGATACATGGCCATCTGTAATCCTCTCAGATATCCTATAATTATGAACAAGAGACACTGTGTACAGCTGGTGGTTATGTCCTGGGTTGTAGGTTTTCTCAACTCTACTATGGAAACAGCTCTTATAATAGGATTGCCATTTTGtgggaaaaatataattaatcattttttttgtgaaatcTTAGCCATACTAAAACTGGCCTGTGCTGACATCTCCTTGAATGAGATTGTTATGCTGATAGACAGCATAACATTTGCATTCTCGCCATTATTGATAATTATTATCtcctatatttttattctatctgCCATCCTAAGAATTAATTcagcagaaggaaggaaaaaagcctTTTCAACTTGTTCAGCACACTTGACTGTGGTGACTGTGTTTTATGGGACCGTCCTCTTCATGTATACAAAACCCAAGTCCAAAAATTCAATTACAGATGAATATGTTACATTATTCTATTCAGTAGTGATCCCTATGCTGAACCCCATCATCTATAGTCTGCGGAACAAAGAGGTTAATGCAGCCATGAAAAATGTATTGAAAAGACTTCCATTCTTGAGTTTCAAATGA
- the LOC141494773 gene encoding LOW QUALITY PROTEIN: olfactory receptor 13C9-like (The sequence of the model RefSeq protein was modified relative to this genomic sequence to represent the inferred CDS: deleted 1 base in 1 codon), with protein sequence MEGGNWTSGREFVLLGFSEYPEMELLIFLLCLVMYLIILLGNSIIIILTILDCHLHTPMYFFLSNLSLDICFTSSFVPKMLINFFSGRKTISFSGCIIQMHISLAMGSTECVLLATMAYDQYMAICNPLRYPVIMNRRYYVQLVLTSWLVGFLNSTMETALVIGLPFCKKNIINHFVCEILVILKLACADIYLNEIVMLIDSITLAFSPLLLIIISYIFIRSAILRINSIEGRKKAFSTCSAHLTVVTVFYGTILFMYMKPKSKNSIADKFITLFYSVVTPMLNPIIYSLWNKEVNAAVKHVLKRLPFKRGL encoded by the exons ATGGAAGGAGGCAACTGGACATCTGGGAGAGAGTTTGTTCTGCTGGGGTTTTCAGAATACCCAGAGATGGAattgttaatatttcttttgtgtCTGGTGATGTACCTGATAATCCTACTAGGGAATAGTATTATAATTATTCTGACTATCTTGGATTGCCACCTTCACACACCaatgtattttttcctcagtAATCTCTCCTTAGATATCTGCTTTACATCTTCTTTTGTCCCCAAAATGCTGATAAATTTCTTCTCAGGGAGAAAAACcatctctttctctgggtgtATTATTCAAATGCATATTTCCCTTGCTATGGGGTCCACAGAGTGTGTATTGCTAGCTACAATGGCCTATGATCAGTACATGGCCATATGTAATCCCCTCAGATACCCTGTAATCATGAACAGAAGATACTATGTACAGCTGGTGCTTACCTCCTGGCTTGTAGGTTTTCTCAACTCAACTATGGAAACAGCCCTTGTAATAGGATTGCccttttgt aaaaaaaatataatcaatcaTTTTGTTTGTGAAATCTTAGTCATACTAAAACTGGCCTGTGCTGACATCTACTTGAATGAGATTGTTATGCTGATAGACAGCATAACACTTGCATTCTCCCCATTATTGTTAATAATTATCTCCTATATTTTTATTCGTTCTGCCATCCTGAGAATTAACTCtatagaagggaggaaaaaagctttttctaccTGTTCAGCACATTTGACTGTGGTTACTGTGTTTTATGGAACTATCCTCTTCATGTATATGAAGCCCAAGTCCAAAAATTCAATTGCAGACAAATTTATCACATTGTTCTATTCAGTAGTAACCCCCATGCTGAACCCTATCATCTATAGCCTATGGAACAAGGAGGTAAATGCAGCTGTGAAACATGTACTGAAAAGACTACCATTCAAGAGAGGCCTATGA